The following are from one region of the Aphis gossypii isolate Hap1 unplaced genomic scaffold, ASM2018417v2 Contig00967, whole genome shotgun sequence genome:
- the LOC126555639 gene encoding serine/threonine-protein kinase fray2-like — protein sequence MERIRGNFLNEFQPIGHDTILQMKLEKRRQGEKESTTSFLAEIESLCRQVNNHMSEKDICGYILKGLKDNILQSISMQDNNSLKKLKENLKKYELMQFRIKNKKDDMSEYTEILNEQVLQLNLKTKDIEIENNELRRYSRDNSKDNNYNRDRSYSRERKKNYDSSRESSRDRSYDREDFITYKHRNDKDREIRGNYKQRSKNNNEEKRYSKYRQYSRENSRERVPGKYREDRYAKESERVTCYRCNERGHYADNCKMPKND from the exons ATGGAAAGAATTAgaggaaattttttaaatgaatttcaaCCTATAGGACATGACACTATATTGCAAATGAAACTAGAAAAACGTAGACAAGGGGAAAAGGAATCTACCACAAGTTTCTTAGCTGAAATAGAAAGTTTATGTAGGCAGGTAAATAACCACATGAGTGAAAAAGATATTtgtggatatattttaaaaggtttaaaggataacattttacaatctATTTCGATGCAAGACaataatagcttaaaaaaattaaaagaaaatttaaaaaaatatgaactgaTGCAGTttaggataaaaaataaaaaagatgatATGAGTGAATATACAGAAATTCTAAATGAACaagtattacaattaaacCTAAAAACAAAAGATATAGAAATAGAGAATAATGAATTGAGAAG ATACTCTAGAGATAATAGCAAAGACAACAATTACAATAGAGACAGATCATATTCAagagaaagaaagaaaaattatgataGTTCTAGGGAAAGTAGTAGAGATAGAAGTTATGACAGAGAAGATTTTATAACGTATAAACACAGAAATGATAAAGACAGGGAAATAAGAGGAAATTATAAACAGCGTAGTAAGAACAACAACGAAGAAAAACGGTACTCAAAATACCGGCAATACAGCAGAGAGAATAGTCGAGAAAGAGTACCTGGAAAATATAGAGAAGACCGCTATGCGAAAGAATCTGAAAGAGTTACTTGCTATAGGTGTAACGAGCGAGGACACTATGCGGATAATTGTAAAATGCCAAAAAACGATTAG